A single Primulina eburnea isolate SZY01 chromosome 11, ASM2296580v1, whole genome shotgun sequence DNA region contains:
- the LOC140805194 gene encoding ATP-dependent 6-phosphofructokinase 2-like produces MAFTTSNSGAGANNHLDETNLTIPNVKIQSLTHLIDYLPDLKSYPNPLDKSPFFHPISEFYITSTDVILRHILHDLSGEFSSPGPHLAYHRAGPRKAIYFDPGQVRAAIVTCGGLCPGMNTVIRELVVGLWEQYGVREIYGIRAGFRGFYSYEPVPLNPKMVHGWHKKGGTVLETSRGGFDLHKIVNSIQDHGFNQLYIIGGDGTMLGMVSLFNEIKQRKLNIAVAGIPKTVDNDVGIIDRSFGFQTAVEMAQQAINAAHTEAESAVNGIGLVKLMGRSTGHIVLHATLSSRDVDCCLIPENDFYLEGKGGLFEFIESRLKNNGHAVMVVAEGAGQDVIPKTGDQSHVQEKDESGNPVFLDVGGWLKSELKNWWNRDHPKELITIKYIDPTYMIRAVPANATDNLYCTLLAHSAVHGAMAGYTGFVCGPINGNYGYIPVEEVAQAKNRVDIKNHKWAWVRSVTNQPDFLRCSDESGI; encoded by the exons ATGGCTTTCACAACAAGCAACTCCGGCGCCGGCGCCAATAACCACCTGGATGAAACCAACTTGACAATCCCGAACGTCAAGATTCAGAGCTTAACCCACCTCATTGACTACCTCCCGGACCTCAAATCCTACCCCAACCCGCTCGACAAGAGCCCCTTCTTCCACCCCATATCGGAATTCTACATCACCAGCACTGACGTCATCCTCCGCCACATCCTTCACGATCTTTCCGGAGAGTTCTCGTCTCCGGGACCCCACCTGGCGTACCACAGGGCGGGGCCTCGGAAGGCCATATACTTCGACCCGGGTCAGGTTCGGGCCGCCATTGTGACGTGCGGGGGGTTGTGCCCCGGCATGAACACGGTGATACGAGAGCTGGTGGTGGGGCTGTGGGAGCAATACGGTGTGCGCGAGATTTACGGCATAAGGGCCGGGTTCCGAGGTTTTTATTCCTATGAGCCGGTGCCGTTGAATCCGAAGATGGTGCATGGTTGGCACAAGAAGGGTGGCACTGTTCTTGAGACTTCCAGGGGTGGGTTCGATCttcacaagatagtgaattcCATTCAAGACCATGGCTTTAACCAG CTTTACATAATTGGTGGAGATGGCACTATGCTAGGGATGGTCTCATTATTTAATGAAATCAAGCAACGGAAGCTAAACATCGCAGTAGCTGGAATCCCGAAAACAGTTGACAATGATGTTGGCATCATCGACAGATCCTTTGGTTTCCAAACTGCAGTGGAGATGGCACAGCAAGCTATCAATGCAGCTCATACAGAGGCTGAGAGTGCCGTAAATGGCATTGGCTTAGTCAAGCTAATGGGACGCAGCACAGGACACATAGTCCTTCACGCAACCTTAAGTAGCCGTGACGTTGATTGCTGCTTGATCCCAGAAAATGATTTTTACTTGGAAGGAAAAGGCGGACTGTTTGAATTTATTGAAAGCAGGCTAAAAAATAATGGGCACGCGGTTATGGTTGTTGCTGAGGGTGCTGGACAGGATGTCATACCTAAAACTGGTGATCAATCCCATGTACAAGAGAAAGATGAATCTGGGAATCCGGTTTTCTTGGATGTAGGCGGCTGGTTGAAATCCGAGCTAAAAAATTGGTGGAATAGGGACCATCCAAAAGAGCTTATCACTATCAAGTACATAGATCCCACATATATGATAAGGGCTGTTCCTGCGAATGCCACAGATAATTTGTATTGTACCCTTTTAGCACACTCAGCGGTTCACGGTGCCATGGCTGGATACACGGGGTTTGTCTGTGGTCCAATTAATGGGAATTACGGGTATATTCCGGTGGAGGAGGTGGCTCAAGCAAAGAATCGGGTggatattaaaaatcataagtGGGCTTGGGTTAGATCTGTCACCAACCAGCCTGACTTTTTAAGATGCTCTGATGAGAGTGGGATATGA
- the LOC140804358 gene encoding probable galacturonosyltransferase 4, whose protein sequence is MKMKLRKSVIFFLLVTVLAPIVLYTDTLGAYFTDSSSRNEFVGDASAFPFAGDVRPLNVLPQESSTTLKEPTGIVYSQISSGSGSNTSNSASGESSRITRQLTGETAEDQTTKSLTLSNIGGNQQFDENPIRQVIYTAKEAEMGEEISKESSSFEHIGKGGANTDTKEENDRPIFQGTSDSVSNKKELKPEEQSSEVSSKDTGRVQMKARTEKQNGQTVFPDALVRQLKDQLIRAKLYLSLSGTRNNPQFIRELRLRMKEVQRALGDATKDSELPRNAMERLRAMEQTLLKGKQIQDDCAAVIKKLRAMLHLADEQLRVHKKQELFLTHLTAKTIPKGLHCLPLRLSTDYFMLKSSEQQFPNEEKLADPKLYHYALFSDNILAAAVVVNSTITHAKDPSKHVFHVVTDRLNYAAMKMWFLANLPGKATILVQDVEEFTWLNSSYSPVLRQLGSPSMIDYYFKNRRAESDSNMKFRNPKYLSIMNHLRFYLPEIFPKLDKILFLDDDIVVQKDLTSLWSLDLRGKVIGVVETCGESFHRFDRYLNFSNPIISKNFDPRACGWAFGMNIFDLKEWKKQNITEVYHKWQNLNHDRLLWKLGTLPPGLITFWNRTFPLDKFWHVLGLGYNPNVPRKDIERAAVIHYNGNLKPWLEIGIQKFRNYWEKYVDYDNLYLRECNIAP, encoded by the exons ATGAAGATGAAGTTAAGAAAATCAGTGATTTTCTTTCTGTTAGTGACAGTTCTTGCCCCTATTGTTCTCTACACCGACACTCTCGGCGCCTATTTCACCGACTCTTCTT CTAGAAATGAATTTGTGGGAGATGCTTCGGCATTT CCATTTGCTGGTGATGTCAGGCCTTTAAATGTGCTACCTCAG GAGTCCTCTACCACATTGAAAGAACCAACAGGCATAGTTTATTCTCAAATCTCGTCCGGATCTGGCTCGAATACCTCAAACTCTGCATCTGGAGAGAGCTCCCGAATTACAAGACAGCTGACAGGAG AAACAGCGGAGGACCAAACCACCAAATCTCTCACTTTGAGCAATATTGGAGGCAACCAGCAGTTTGATGAGAATCCAATAAGACAGGTGATTTATACAGCCAAAGAGGCAGAGATGGGTGAAGAAATTTCAAAAGAAAGTTCATCGTTCGAGCATATTGGAAAGGGGGGAGCAAATACTGATACGAAGGAAGAAAATGATCGGCCTATTTTTCAGGGGACGTCAGACAGTGTCTCCAATAAAAAG GAACTTAAACCGGAGGAACAATCTTCTGAAGTATCTAGCAAAGATACGGGAAGAGTACAAATGAAGGCTAGAACAGAGAAACAGAATGGACAAACAGTTTTTCCAGATGCCCTTGTTCGTCAACTCAAGGACCAACTCATCCGTGCAAAGCTTTATCTTTCTCTCTCGGGAACTCGAAACAATCCCCAATTTATAAGGGAGCTCCGACTGCGTATGAAGGAAGTTCAACGAGCACTTGGTGATGCCACCAAGGATTCTGAGCTTCCCAGAAA TGCTATGGAGAGATTGAGAGCAATGGAGCAAACATTACTCAAAGGGAAACAAATACAAGATGATTGTGCTGCCGTGATTAAGAAACTGCGTGCTATGCTTCATTTAGCTGACGAGCAGCTTCGAGTCCACAAGAAACAAGAGTTGTTTTTGACACACTTAACTGCCAAAACAATTCCTAAAGGGCTTCACTGTCTTCCCTTACGCCTCTCAACAGATTATTTCATGTTGAAGTCTTCTGAACAACAATTCCCAAACGAGGAAAAATTAGCTGATCCCAAGTTATACCACTATGCCCTATTTTCGGACAACATTTTGGCTGCTGCAGTTGTTGTGAACTCGACCATAACTCATGCCAAG GatccttcaaaacatgtcttTCATGTGGTCACCGACAGGCTCAATTATGCTGCAATGAAAATGTGGTTTTTGGCCAACCTTCCAGGGAAAGCTACGATACTGGTTCAGGATGTAGAGGAATTCACGTGGTTAAATTCAAGTTACAGTCCAGTTCTTAGGCAGTTGGGTTCTCCATCCATGATTGATTATTACTTTAAGAATCGACGGGCCGAATCTGATTCAAACATGAAGTTTAGAAACCCTAAGTACCTATCGATTATGAACCATCTCCGCTTTTACCTACCAGAAATCTTTCCGAAGCTGGATAAGATTTTGTTCTTAGATGATGATATTGTGGTTCAAAAGGATCTCACCAGCCTCTGGTCCCTAGATCTAAGGGGGAAGGTCATTGGAGTGGTTGAAACATGTGGAGAAAGCTTTCATCGGTTTGACCGGTATCTCAACTTTTCAAATCCAATTATTTCAAAAAACTTTGATCCTCGTGCTTGTGGTTGGGCTTTTGGGATGAATATCTTCGATCTGAAGGAGTGGAAGAAACAAAATATCACAGAGGTGTACCACAAATGGCAGAACCTG AATCATGACAGATTGCTGTGGAAACTTGGAACCCTACCACCTGGTTTGATAACATTTTGGAATCGCACTTTTCCTCTCGATAAATTTTGGCATGTCTTAGGTCTTGGCTATAATCCAAATGTCCCTCGAAAAGATATCGAGCGTGCAGCGGTCATACATTATAATGGCAACTTGAAACCATGGCTCGAGATCGGCATACAAAAGTTCCGTAACTATTGGGAAAAGTATGTTGACTATGATAATTTGTATTTGCGAGAATGCAATATAGCTCCATAG